From Polyodon spathula isolate WHYD16114869_AA chromosome 26, ASM1765450v1, whole genome shotgun sequence, one genomic window encodes:
- the LOC121301005 gene encoding netrin-3-like isoform X1, translated as MSRAWRLPLSVCLLATVAQALNPFAVQQSQPDPCYEENGTARRCIPEFINAAFGKEVQVSSTCGRPASRSCSITEREERPAVRSCQVCDASDPRRAHPASYLTDLNSAHNLTCWQSENFHHSPHNVTLTLSLGKKFEITYVSLQFCSPRPESLAIYKSMDYGRNWTPYQFYSSQCRKMYNRPNKAAITKQNEQEALCTDGHTDLYPLSGGLIAFSTLDGRPSGKDFDNSPVLQDWVTVTDIRVVFSRPHFPREPGGGGGGKDEDTAAGSYFYAVGEFQVGGRCKCNGHAARCMKEKEGKLVCDCKHNTEGPECDRCKPFHYDRPWQRASNRETNECLACNCNLHARRCRFNMELYKLSGRKSGGVCLNCRHNTAGRHCHYCKEGFYRDLTKAITHRKACKACDCHPVGAAGKTCNQTTGQCPCKDGVTGITCNRCAKGYQQSRSPVAPCISFQGDLRNEIPVVSSTEAVVSSTEEPADCESYCKPVKGNLKINMKKYCKKDYAVQVNVLDMETVGDWAKFSVNVVTVYKSRGDPIKRGDHFLWIHMKDLACKCPKIQMSKRFLVMGATEGPSERAGLLADKNSLVIQWRDVWTRRLRKFQRKEKKGKCDKA; from the exons ATGAGCCGAGCCTGGAGGTTGCCCCTGAGTGTGTGCTTGCTGGCCACAGTGGCCCAAGCCCTCAACCCCTTCGCGGTGCAGCAGAGCCAGCCAGACCCCTGCTACGAGGAGAACGGAACTGCCCGGCGATGCATCCCAGAATTCATCAACGCTGCTTTTGGGAAGGAAGTCCAGGTATCCAGTACCTGCGGCCGCCCAGCCTCTCGCTCCTGCAGCATCACAGAGCGAGAAGAGCGCCCGGCGGTCCGGTCCTGCCAGGTATGCGATGCCTCGGATCCCAGGAGAGCCCACCCTGCCTCCTACCTCACAGATCTCAACTCCGCCCACAACCTAACCTGCTGGCAATCTGAGAACTTCCACCACTCGCCACACAATGTCACCTTGACCCTGTCTTTGGGAAAGAAATTCGAGATCACTTACGTCAGCCTCCAATTCTGTTCCCCTCGCCCTGAATCCTTAGCCATCTATAAAAGCATGGATTACGGCCGAAACTGGACTCCTTATCAGTTCTACTCTTCTCAGTGCCGGAAAATGTATAACCGTCCTAACAAGGCAGCGATTACCAAACAGAATGAGCAGGAGGCACTCTGTACAGATGGGCACACTGATCTCTACCCACTTTCCGGTGGGCTGATTGCATTTAGCACCCTTGACGGTCGCCCATCCGGTAAGGATTTCGACAACAGCCCTGTGCTACAAGACTGGGTGACGGTGACGGACATCCGAGTGGTGTTTAGCCGGCCACACTTCCCTCGGGAGCCGggcggaggagggggagggaaggACGAGGACACAGCAGCCGGATCCTATTTCTACGCAGTTGGAGAGTTCCAGGTGGGCGGCCGCTGCAAATGCAATGGGCACGCCGCCCGCTGTATGAAAGAGAAGGAAGGGAAGCTGGTGTGCGACTGCAAGCACAACACGGAGGGACCCGAATGCGATCGCTGCAAACCATTCCACTACGACCGGCCCTGGCAGAGAGCCAGCAACCGCGAGACCAACGAGTGTCTGG CCTGTAACTGCAACCTGCATGCACGTCGCTGCAGATTCAACATGGAGCTGTACAAGCTGTCCGGCCGCAAGAGCGGGGGGGTCTGTCTCAACTGCCGGCACAATACAGCGGGGCGCCACTGCCACTACTGCAAGGAAGGCTTCTACCGAGACCTTACCAAAGCCATTACTCACAGGAAGGCTTGTAAAG CTTGTGACTGCCACCCGGTGGGTGCCGCTGGAAAGACATGCAATCAGACAACGGGCCAGTGCCCCTGCAAGGATGGTGTGACAGGCATCACCTGCAACCGCTGTGCCAAGGGATACCAGCAAAGTCGCTCGCCAGTGGCACCCTGCATCA GTTTCCAAGGTGATCTGAGGAATG AGATCCCAGTGGTCAGTAGCACTGAAGCTGTGGTCAGCAGTACAGAGGAGCCTGCAG ATTGTGAGTCGTATTGCAAACCAGTCAAGGGAAACCTGAAGATCAACATGAAGAAATACTGCAAGAAGGATTATG CTGTGCAGGTGAACGTTCTCGACATGGAGACTGTAGGAGACTGGGCTAAGTTTTCCGTGAACGTGGTCACTGTCTACAAGAGCCGAGGAGACCCAATCAAGCGAGGCGACCACTTCCTGTGGATCCACATGAAGGACCTGGCCTGCAAGTGCCCCAAGATCCAGATGAGCAAGCGCTTCCTGGTCATGGGAGCCACCGAGGGGCCATCGGAGCGAGCCGGGCTGCTGGCAGACAAGAACAGCCTGGTGATCCAGTGGAGGGACGTCTGGACGCGGAGACTGCGCAAGTTCCAGCGCAAAGAGAAGAAAGGCAAATGCGACAAGGCGTGA
- the LOC121301005 gene encoding netrin-3-like isoform X2 gives MSRAWRLPLSVCLLATVAQALNPFAVQQSQPDPCYEENGTARRCIPEFINAAFGKEVQVSSTCGRPASRSCSITEREERPAVRSCQVCDASDPRRAHPASYLTDLNSAHNLTCWQSENFHHSPHNVTLTLSLGKKFEITYVSLQFCSPRPESLAIYKSMDYGRNWTPYQFYSSQCRKMYNRPNKAAITKQNEQEALCTDGHTDLYPLSGGLIAFSTLDGRPSGKDFDNSPVLQDWVTVTDIRVVFSRPHFPREPGGGGGGKDEDTAAGSYFYAVGEFQVGGRCKCNGHAARCMKEKEGKLVCDCKHNTEGPECDRCKPFHYDRPWQRASNRETNECLACNCNLHARRCRFNMELYKLSGRKSGGVCLNCRHNTAGRHCHYCKEGFYRDLTKAITHRKACKACDCHPVGAAGKTCNQTTGQCPCKDGVTGITCNRCAKGYQQSRSPVAPCIKIPVVSSTEAVVSSTEEPADCESYCKPVKGNLKINMKKYCKKDYAVQVNVLDMETVGDWAKFSVNVVTVYKSRGDPIKRGDHFLWIHMKDLACKCPKIQMSKRFLVMGATEGPSERAGLLADKNSLVIQWRDVWTRRLRKFQRKEKKGKCDKA, from the exons ATGAGCCGAGCCTGGAGGTTGCCCCTGAGTGTGTGCTTGCTGGCCACAGTGGCCCAAGCCCTCAACCCCTTCGCGGTGCAGCAGAGCCAGCCAGACCCCTGCTACGAGGAGAACGGAACTGCCCGGCGATGCATCCCAGAATTCATCAACGCTGCTTTTGGGAAGGAAGTCCAGGTATCCAGTACCTGCGGCCGCCCAGCCTCTCGCTCCTGCAGCATCACAGAGCGAGAAGAGCGCCCGGCGGTCCGGTCCTGCCAGGTATGCGATGCCTCGGATCCCAGGAGAGCCCACCCTGCCTCCTACCTCACAGATCTCAACTCCGCCCACAACCTAACCTGCTGGCAATCTGAGAACTTCCACCACTCGCCACACAATGTCACCTTGACCCTGTCTTTGGGAAAGAAATTCGAGATCACTTACGTCAGCCTCCAATTCTGTTCCCCTCGCCCTGAATCCTTAGCCATCTATAAAAGCATGGATTACGGCCGAAACTGGACTCCTTATCAGTTCTACTCTTCTCAGTGCCGGAAAATGTATAACCGTCCTAACAAGGCAGCGATTACCAAACAGAATGAGCAGGAGGCACTCTGTACAGATGGGCACACTGATCTCTACCCACTTTCCGGTGGGCTGATTGCATTTAGCACCCTTGACGGTCGCCCATCCGGTAAGGATTTCGACAACAGCCCTGTGCTACAAGACTGGGTGACGGTGACGGACATCCGAGTGGTGTTTAGCCGGCCACACTTCCCTCGGGAGCCGggcggaggagggggagggaaggACGAGGACACAGCAGCCGGATCCTATTTCTACGCAGTTGGAGAGTTCCAGGTGGGCGGCCGCTGCAAATGCAATGGGCACGCCGCCCGCTGTATGAAAGAGAAGGAAGGGAAGCTGGTGTGCGACTGCAAGCACAACACGGAGGGACCCGAATGCGATCGCTGCAAACCATTCCACTACGACCGGCCCTGGCAGAGAGCCAGCAACCGCGAGACCAACGAGTGTCTGG CCTGTAACTGCAACCTGCATGCACGTCGCTGCAGATTCAACATGGAGCTGTACAAGCTGTCCGGCCGCAAGAGCGGGGGGGTCTGTCTCAACTGCCGGCACAATACAGCGGGGCGCCACTGCCACTACTGCAAGGAAGGCTTCTACCGAGACCTTACCAAAGCCATTACTCACAGGAAGGCTTGTAAAG CTTGTGACTGCCACCCGGTGGGTGCCGCTGGAAAGACATGCAATCAGACAACGGGCCAGTGCCCCTGCAAGGATGGTGTGACAGGCATCACCTGCAACCGCTGTGCCAAGGGATACCAGCAAAGTCGCTCGCCAGTGGCACCCTGCATCA AGATCCCAGTGGTCAGTAGCACTGAAGCTGTGGTCAGCAGTACAGAGGAGCCTGCAG ATTGTGAGTCGTATTGCAAACCAGTCAAGGGAAACCTGAAGATCAACATGAAGAAATACTGCAAGAAGGATTATG CTGTGCAGGTGAACGTTCTCGACATGGAGACTGTAGGAGACTGGGCTAAGTTTTCCGTGAACGTGGTCACTGTCTACAAGAGCCGAGGAGACCCAATCAAGCGAGGCGACCACTTCCTGTGGATCCACATGAAGGACCTGGCCTGCAAGTGCCCCAAGATCCAGATGAGCAAGCGCTTCCTGGTCATGGGAGCCACCGAGGGGCCATCGGAGCGAGCCGGGCTGCTGGCAGACAAGAACAGCCTGGTGATCCAGTGGAGGGACGTCTGGACGCGGAGACTGCGCAAGTTCCAGCGCAAAGAGAAGAAAGGCAAATGCGACAAGGCGTGA